A DNA window from Amphiprion ocellaris isolate individual 3 ecotype Okinawa chromosome 8, ASM2253959v1, whole genome shotgun sequence contains the following coding sequences:
- the LOC118470241 gene encoding 1-acyl-sn-glycerol-3-phosphate acyltransferase gamma-like — MNMCEISRKVGGNLLLLKYHLLPRTKGFTTTLQCLKDTVTAVYDVTLNFKDNQTPTLLGIVNGKKYKANLSVRRFPVEDIPDDEQECANWLHKLYQEKDALQEMYSKEGKFPGPTIIPPRRLWTLLNFLFWATLLLSPLIKFACGVVVSGSPLLIIGFIIFLIIAIRRLIGVTEVKKTGSSYGDQEAKKQN, encoded by the coding sequence TTGGAGGAAACCTTCTCCTCCTTAAATATCACCTCTTACCTCGAACCAAAGGATTCACCACCACACTGCAGTGTCTTAAGGACACAGTAACCGCCGTGTATGATGTGACCCTTAACTTCAAAGACAACCAAACTCCCACTCTCCTGGGCATTGTCAACGGCAAGAAATACAAAGCCAACCTGAGTGTAAGGCGGTTCCCTGTGGAGGATATACCAGATGATGAGCAGGAGTGCGCCAACTGGCTGCACAAGCTCTACCAGGAGAAGGATGCCTTGCAGGAAATGTACAGCAAGGAAGGCAAGTTCCCCGGACCCACAATCATCCCACCTCGCCGACTATGGACACTGCTCAACTTCCTGTTCTGGGCCACCCTGCTGCTTTCACCCCTCATCAAGTTTGCCTGTGGTGTGGTCGTCAGTGGCTCCCCTCTCCTCATCATTGGCTTTATCATCTTCCTCATTATAGCTATCCGCCGCCTCATAGGGGTCACCGAGGTGAAGAAAACAGGCTCCAGTTACGGCGATCAGGAGGccaagaaacaaaactaa